A stretch of Paenibacillus sp. URB8-2 DNA encodes these proteins:
- a CDS encoding DUF262 domain-containing protein — MQHLQSVQDIFQHKLFRIPDYQRGYAWEEEQWLDLLEDLELLEDDQEHYTGTLVIHEAHDEGDINDDEGSTLRVYDVVDGQQRLTTLSILLYEISAQFRTIEGKKGFADGIYKKYIATTKNDDTLPKLSLNRDTNVFYKQTIISAQRAITSTKIASEQRLFDAKHYFEQYFAHKSEDLGEDYSAWLSKTYNKISNKMKLTVYLVPKATDVGVIFEVMNNRGKKLTEMEKAKNYLLYLSSKLTCEGGKELGEDINRTWTYIYESLMSAKAEDSDENQLLRSCWLMYHDYNSKQWDGSNSIKKAFNLKDYQGWHPQLRNDLRVYVNTLKECCTVYCDLIHANRPGAFFGAKNEAIRKALVEYTSKLQRIGVMASFFPLLMATRLRYSDNLDIYLDLLKLCEKFAFRVYRYERKRSNAGQSSLFKLGFDVYHEKITHQEAYIDVHKLLLLYSPNKEFIKDAKAEVDWYGWYGLKYLLYEYELYLAAGKPVLMDWVYLQKKDKQDSVEHILPQTPTQPYWQSRWTKEQIEEATHDIGNLVITFDNSTYSNKGFDKKRGVAGQKGCYAGSSLFAERELACYDDWSYKEFVKRKQKLTDWIIQRWHVEDIGAALTVIEDETEDEEI, encoded by the coding sequence ATGCAACATCTTCAATCTGTACAAGATATTTTTCAGCATAAGCTCTTCCGCATTCCCGATTACCAGCGCGGCTATGCTTGGGAAGAGGAGCAGTGGCTCGACCTGCTGGAGGACCTCGAACTGCTTGAGGACGACCAGGAACACTATACTGGAACGCTTGTCATTCATGAAGCTCATGACGAAGGCGATATTAATGACGACGAAGGTAGCACTTTACGGGTATACGATGTCGTGGACGGGCAACAGCGGCTTACGACTTTATCCATTCTTCTATATGAAATTTCCGCTCAATTTAGAACAATTGAGGGTAAGAAAGGCTTTGCCGACGGAATTTACAAGAAATACATTGCCACTACCAAGAATGATGATACGCTACCCAAGTTGTCGCTTAATCGCGATACGAACGTATTTTATAAACAGACTATCATTTCTGCTCAGAGAGCCATAACATCCACCAAGATAGCATCAGAGCAGAGACTGTTTGATGCCAAACACTATTTTGAACAGTATTTTGCACATAAGTCGGAAGATCTGGGGGAGGACTATTCGGCATGGCTGAGCAAGACCTACAACAAGATCAGCAACAAGATGAAACTGACCGTTTATTTAGTCCCCAAGGCAACTGATGTCGGCGTGATCTTCGAAGTCATGAACAATCGCGGCAAGAAGCTGACTGAAATGGAGAAGGCAAAAAACTATTTACTCTACCTGTCATCCAAATTAACGTGCGAAGGCGGCAAGGAGCTAGGTGAAGATATTAATCGGACCTGGACTTATATCTACGAAAGTCTGATGTCGGCGAAGGCCGAGGATTCGGATGAGAACCAGCTGCTCCGAAGCTGCTGGCTGATGTATCATGACTACAACTCTAAGCAATGGGACGGCAGTAATTCGATCAAGAAGGCATTCAATCTGAAGGATTATCAGGGATGGCATCCTCAACTGCGCAATGACCTAAGAGTTTATGTCAATACACTTAAGGAATGCTGCACGGTCTACTGTGATCTGATTCATGCCAATAGGCCTGGAGCTTTCTTTGGCGCGAAGAATGAAGCCATAAGGAAAGCGTTAGTGGAGTATACGAGTAAGCTGCAGCGCATCGGTGTCATGGCCTCGTTCTTTCCGTTGTTAATGGCTACCAGGCTGAGGTACAGCGATAATCTGGACATTTATCTCGATCTTCTAAAATTGTGCGAGAAGTTTGCATTTCGTGTATACCGTTACGAACGCAAACGCTCCAATGCCGGACAATCGAGTTTATTTAAGCTCGGGTTTGATGTGTATCATGAAAAGATAACACATCAGGAGGCTTATATCGATGTCCACAAATTATTATTGCTTTACTCCCCGAATAAGGAATTTATTAAGGATGCAAAAGCAGAAGTCGACTGGTATGGATGGTACGGTCTCAAATATTTATTGTACGAATATGAGCTTTATTTGGCGGCGGGCAAGCCAGTGCTCATGGACTGGGTCTATTTGCAGAAGAAGGACAAGCAGGATTCGGTCGAACATATATTACCGCAGACTCCAACCCAGCCCTACTGGCAGTCTAGATGGACGAAAGAACAGATCGAGGAAGCCACACACGATATTGGTAATCTAGTGATTACCTTTGATAACAGTACATATAGCAATAAGGGCTTTGACAAGAAAAGAGGGGTTGCTGGACAAAAAGGTTGCTATGCCGGATCGAGCTTGTTTGCTGAGCGTGAGTTGGCTTGTTATGACGATTGGTCCTATAAGGAGTTCGTGAAGCGAAAGCAGAAGCTTACAGATTGGATCATACAACGTTGGCACGTGGAGGACATTGGAGCTGCCTTAACGGTCATAGAAGATGAAACAGAGGATGAAGAGATTTAG
- a CDS encoding dynamin family protein: MNIGAFNYKVEKIIGFLDLEKHPVIRRSYDFRFAYISFLSAALRMGARNKEQVNDVLSTYKQRLLIKDSDFYDLQNIGFNGGEELFGTILRMLDYSSNPLKSRKFKESSYSKLLLGEMLLIELNSSNEFNSNPIFRLYANYFELPITVEDEIKSVLIKIVSNEDVKGLLKLKRMELFKYFHDSAKAYWVQEKTNSTNVTVVATMSSGKSTLLNALLGKKVFPSENKACTSKYLKFTNKPKIRRETGIAAGKHSDTRWNLTYEDITRWNNDSDIERIEMEGKMNSFSMLKKFNISFIDTPGTNNSRNRQHETVTQEILEQKNSDVILYVLNATNLASDDDKTLLRQVVKKLGNQRIIFLLNKTDQLDLDADDSITDSLTIAREYVMEHGIVSPIIIPISSYAAGLFRCILDNRPLTKREKRDALTLLELFRIPQYDMNRYIDRNLIKSLPQSAINVRLHRNIQIDNESISSREIYEAMKKTGIHILERLLLQSTKYTR; this comes from the coding sequence ATGAATATAGGTGCTTTTAACTATAAAGTAGAAAAAATTATTGGATTCCTGGATTTGGAGAAGCATCCAGTAATAAGGCGAAGTTATGATTTTAGATTTGCCTATATCTCATTCCTAAGCGCTGCTTTGCGGATGGGAGCAAGGAATAAGGAGCAAGTTAACGATGTATTAAGTACATATAAACAGCGATTACTTATTAAAGACAGTGATTTTTATGATTTGCAAAATATCGGGTTTAACGGGGGGGAAGAACTTTTTGGCACCATACTTCGAATGTTGGACTATTCCAGTAATCCATTAAAAAGCAGGAAATTCAAAGAGTCCTCTTACAGTAAACTTCTATTGGGAGAGATGCTGCTAATTGAATTGAACAGTTCTAATGAATTCAATTCTAATCCTATATTCCGCTTGTATGCTAATTATTTTGAACTTCCGATAACTGTTGAAGATGAAATTAAGTCTGTACTGATTAAAATTGTCTCAAATGAAGACGTTAAAGGCTTGCTCAAATTAAAAAGAATGGAGTTGTTTAAATATTTTCATGATTCCGCGAAAGCATATTGGGTACAGGAAAAGACAAACTCTACTAATGTTACAGTGGTTGCAACAATGAGCTCAGGTAAATCGACACTATTGAATGCACTATTAGGAAAGAAAGTCTTCCCTTCGGAAAACAAAGCATGTACCTCAAAGTATTTGAAGTTTACGAATAAGCCCAAAATACGGAGAGAGACAGGGATAGCCGCCGGTAAGCATTCGGATACCCGCTGGAACCTCACGTATGAGGATATTACAAGATGGAATAATGATTCTGATATTGAGCGGATTGAAATGGAAGGTAAAATGAATTCTTTTTCAATGCTGAAGAAGTTCAACATTTCTTTTATTGATACGCCCGGAACAAATAATTCCAGAAATAGACAGCATGAAACAGTTACGCAAGAGATACTGGAGCAAAAGAACAGCGATGTAATCTTGTATGTACTTAACGCTACAAATCTTGCTTCAGACGATGATAAAACTTTACTAAGACAAGTTGTGAAGAAATTAGGGAATCAAAGAATCATTTTTCTGTTAAATAAGACGGATCAATTGGATCTGGATGCAGATGACAGTATTACTGATTCCTTAACTATTGCAAGAGAATATGTGATGGAGCATGGGATAGTTTCACCAATAATCATCCCTATATCTTCGTATGCAGCCGGATTGTTTAGGTGCATTTTGGATAACAGGCCCTTAACGAAGCGAGAAAAAAGAGATGCTCTTACATTACTAGAGTTGTTCCGAATCCCGCAATACGATATGAACAGATATATCGACAGGAACCTGATTAAGTCTCTGCCGCAATCCGCGATTAATGTAAGATTACATAGAAATATACAGATAGACAATGAATCAATCAGTTCAAGGGAAATATATGAAGCCATGAAGAAGACAGGTATTCATATTTTAGAGCGATTATTACTGCAAAGTACAAAGTATACCCGATAA
- a CDS encoding dynamin family protein: MTEVFIRYNPYKVETQILYDNEEISQESQLAKFKNERLQVWLDQLIDILIDELNETEFKLVFQGTLPDYDDVSEACGKYNQSKATNIQLAHIPAEGKDDKINELTQLVNEMQHGPFEELRSDAIKKNFEKALSSDFEIAVIATMSSGKSTLINSLLGKEFMPSKQAACTATIASIKNVPSRNEFIGRCYDQEGNEIEPLQPLDSDRMKEFNNNEEVSHIEIEGNIPYISSKSMNLILVDTPGPNNSRNSAHKDHTYRVIKNESKPLVLYVLNSTQLSTDDDNNLLSIVAEQMKSGGKQSKDRFIFAVNKIDLFDPERETIDDTLKDVKEYLQDKGIMNPNIFPVSAETAKLIRMDRNGDTLTRKQMQTLNAHDFFIEEPQMHLVKYAPLSNTKKRKLLNNIEKARRENDTYAEALIHSGVPSIEEAINEYLDKYAVTSKITAAVNSFKDIVEGKKMEQQLQEQMSSNEELRKNINLQMKRIQEEISKGQKANAFKERINKKKYDVRSVMRHVEGKVHTKIDDFAAVFNSEGSIEVSRANKIISKLKEDISSLQSDIKTDLEIIILATMQNDADQLLEEYRGYVKGLIEVSGDGIQKDEFRIFAADIPDAETLVDNLKYNKDVADGERWVKTWKLWKPSTWGTGYYETTYITKTFVDVDRIAEEVINPAKQNLLDNVNQAQQYLDNEVTKLKEFFNSEINRLEKLLLFKVNEIEKLSGDNEILNSKIRADLEKSKWLDNFVVGLERVLEI; encoded by the coding sequence ATGACAGAAGTTTTTATCCGCTATAACCCGTATAAAGTTGAAACACAGATCCTTTATGACAATGAAGAAATCAGTCAAGAGAGTCAATTAGCCAAGTTTAAAAATGAAAGACTGCAGGTCTGGCTGGATCAGTTAATTGATATTTTAATAGATGAGCTTAATGAGACGGAGTTCAAACTTGTGTTTCAAGGTACGCTTCCCGATTATGACGATGTATCCGAGGCTTGTGGAAAATACAATCAGAGCAAGGCTACAAATATTCAACTAGCCCATATTCCAGCTGAAGGAAAAGACGATAAAATCAACGAGCTCACGCAGCTTGTAAATGAAATGCAACACGGCCCGTTCGAAGAGCTCCGAAGTGATGCAATAAAGAAGAACTTTGAAAAAGCACTAAGTTCAGACTTTGAGATCGCTGTGATTGCGACGATGAGCTCAGGGAAATCAACATTGATCAATTCGTTGCTGGGAAAAGAATTTATGCCATCTAAGCAAGCCGCTTGTACCGCAACAATTGCAAGCATAAAAAATGTGCCAAGCCGAAATGAATTTATCGGCCGCTGTTACGATCAAGAGGGCAATGAAATTGAGCCGCTCCAGCCTTTAGACAGTGACCGAATGAAAGAATTTAATAACAATGAAGAGGTTTCACATATTGAAATTGAAGGGAATATTCCTTACATTTCTTCAAAAAGTATGAATCTGATTCTGGTAGATACTCCTGGACCTAACAATTCCAGAAATAGTGCCCATAAAGACCACACCTACCGCGTTATTAAAAATGAATCCAAGCCACTAGTGCTTTATGTACTGAATTCAACCCAGCTCAGCACGGATGATGATAATAATTTGCTGTCAATTGTTGCTGAACAGATGAAAAGCGGGGGGAAACAGTCCAAAGACCGGTTTATTTTTGCGGTTAACAAAATCGATCTTTTCGATCCTGAACGGGAAACCATTGATGATACCTTAAAAGATGTTAAGGAATACCTGCAAGATAAAGGGATTATGAATCCTAATATTTTCCCGGTTTCTGCTGAGACTGCAAAGTTGATCCGGATGGATCGAAATGGGGATACCCTTACCCGCAAGCAGATGCAGACGTTAAATGCTCATGACTTTTTTATTGAAGAACCGCAGATGCACTTAGTTAAATATGCTCCATTGAGTAACACGAAGAAGCGTAAGCTGTTAAATAATATAGAAAAAGCCCGAAGAGAAAACGATACATATGCAGAAGCATTGATACACTCCGGTGTTCCGTCTATTGAAGAAGCCATAAACGAATACCTGGATAAATATGCAGTAACCTCAAAAATTACAGCGGCTGTAAACTCATTCAAAGATATTGTCGAAGGCAAAAAAATGGAACAGCAGCTGCAGGAACAAATGTCGAGCAACGAAGAGCTGCGTAAAAATATTAATTTGCAGATGAAACGTATTCAAGAGGAAATCTCAAAGGGACAGAAAGCAAACGCATTTAAAGAGCGGATCAACAAAAAGAAATATGACGTTCGTTCTGTAATGAGACATGTTGAAGGGAAGGTTCATACCAAGATTGATGATTTTGCGGCTGTTTTTAATAGTGAAGGCAGTATTGAAGTATCCAGGGCAAATAAAATTATATCGAAATTAAAAGAAGACATCTCCTCCTTGCAGAGCGATATTAAGACTGACCTGGAAATCATTATTCTGGCGACAATGCAAAATGATGCCGACCAATTGCTGGAAGAGTACCGCGGTTATGTAAAGGGTCTAATCGAAGTAAGCGGTGATGGCATCCAAAAAGACGAGTTCCGGATTTTTGCCGCCGACATACCCGATGCTGAAACGCTGGTAGACAATTTGAAATATAATAAAGATGTAGCGGATGGAGAGCGGTGGGTGAAAACTTGGAAGTTGTGGAAGCCATCTACTTGGGGAACCGGATATTACGAGACCACATATATTACCAAGACCTTTGTAGATGTCGATAGAATCGCTGAAGAGGTAATCAATCCTGCTAAGCAGAATTTGTTGGATAATGTAAATCAGGCACAGCAATACCTTGACAATGAAGTGACCAAGCTGAAAGAGTTTTTCAATTCGGAAATTAATCGTCTGGAGAAGCTATTATTATTCAAAGTCAATGAAATCGAAAAGCTGTCAGGGGATAATGAAATTCTCAATTCTAAGATAAGAGCAGATCTTGAGAAAAGTAAATGGCTTGATAACTTCGTTGTAGGTCTGGAACGAGTTTTAGAAATTTAA
- a CDS encoding ATP-binding protein, whose amino-acid sequence MNNISDMVEIDGRDFRDLDEAFEASLDFVQKNYLDELHLRNVVPVPKHISELTTRNNIRLFKMNKLVFDKKENNLDKIMSVYNTLGNVYGSLVMIINSDGNRTDLYLGTRTNSKEHDVNSSKEALKKSFEGNFPGSDIENLTNNEIEKVISSIFTSELSQNENSVSSVSGVPSLKDQDKAKFVQGLEKLVDAMKGEEFSAIFIADPVSHRNIEEIKLGYENLYSQLVPFAKSDLSFNSSDSIAISEGITKGVTETINESLTKTQSYTQGSSEAESHTESHSKTTNWGGALAGIGAAGGFLIGGPMGAVVAGGVSGAVGSLIGSSTDGSTHAHSKTTNQSKTDGESEMRGRSDSTSTQESSSEVQTIGNSRNLQIQFENKTVTNLLQKIDEQLLRLKSSEDFGMWTCACYFIAPSVQTSRVAASTYKAIMRGENSAIENSFINTWDNNNKANLLEVGKYLKKFNHPLIEMKVNTGLNLPHISPGSLINGKELAIQLGFPQKSLSGLPVIETAEFGRNIVTYDLAEGNRASFKLGNVFHMGKSEDTSVEIDVNSLAMHTFVTGSTGSGKSNTIYQMMNELVRKNIHFLVIEPAKGEYKNIFGGRKDVSVFGTNSNFTDLLRINPFRFPLHVHVLEHIDRIIEIFNACWPMYAAMPAVLKEAIERTYISIGWDIEDSFYFGDEIQYPTFYDLLTILPVVIKESAYSEEVKSNYIGALVTRVKSMTNGLFGKIFTDDEIESEVLFDKNCIIDLSRVGSIETKALIMGILFMRLQEYRMSNDNPINSDLKHVTVIEEAHHLLRRVSSEQSQEGANLQGKSVEMIANAIAEMRTYGEGFIIADQAPNLLDRSVIRNTNTKIILRLPDELDRSEVGKTANLNENQMNELPKLRTGVAAVYQNNWLQPVLCEVNEFNNYQPYSLEKKTRTIVQPTNREMLSNLLELLLVERVSEKNRKILNSYESDRLKKWLLGFPVSHSIKQSLIHDLDYFESNNKMQLWEQKNFVELSKIVSSLIPQRLGLIQYAKNAANLEEWNRRFTEGLRKYITFKNPEEYELAVMQCLLQDKAQEDAGFRDFYYLWVEECKEGGKSVC is encoded by the coding sequence ATGAACAATATTTCTGATATGGTTGAGATAGATGGAAGGGATTTCCGGGATTTGGATGAAGCATTTGAAGCTTCACTTGATTTTGTACAAAAGAATTATTTAGATGAGCTCCATCTCCGCAATGTTGTTCCTGTCCCCAAGCATATCAGCGAACTGACTACGAGGAACAACATTAGGCTTTTTAAGATGAACAAATTGGTTTTTGACAAGAAGGAAAATAATCTTGATAAGATCATGAGTGTATACAACACATTGGGGAATGTATATGGTTCCCTTGTCATGATCATTAATAGTGACGGTAACCGTACTGATCTTTACCTGGGAACCCGGACTAATTCTAAAGAGCACGATGTAAATTCGTCGAAGGAAGCACTGAAAAAAAGCTTTGAAGGGAACTTCCCTGGAAGTGATATCGAGAACTTAACAAACAACGAAATTGAGAAGGTGATATCTTCCATATTCACTTCGGAGCTGTCACAGAATGAAAATAGTGTTTCATCCGTATCCGGAGTACCCTCTCTGAAGGATCAGGATAAAGCAAAATTTGTTCAAGGGTTGGAGAAACTTGTTGATGCGATGAAGGGCGAAGAATTCTCTGCCATTTTTATTGCAGACCCGGTTTCTCATAGGAATATTGAAGAGATAAAGCTCGGCTACGAAAATCTATATTCACAATTGGTGCCATTCGCTAAAAGTGACTTGAGCTTCAATTCCAGTGATAGTATTGCGATTTCAGAAGGGATTACTAAGGGAGTCACAGAGACGATAAACGAGAGCCTGACCAAAACGCAAAGCTATACCCAAGGATCATCTGAAGCGGAAAGTCACACTGAGTCCCATTCAAAAACAACAAATTGGGGAGGTGCACTTGCCGGAATAGGAGCAGCAGGCGGATTTTTGATCGGCGGACCCATGGGTGCTGTTGTTGCGGGTGGGGTTTCTGGTGCTGTTGGATCATTGATAGGCAGTTCGACAGATGGTTCCACTCATGCTCATTCAAAGACAACAAATCAATCAAAAACTGATGGAGAGTCGGAAATGCGTGGAAGATCAGACTCAACATCCACACAAGAAAGTTCATCTGAGGTACAAACTATTGGCAATTCAAGAAATCTTCAAATACAATTTGAAAATAAAACCGTAACTAATTTACTGCAAAAGATCGATGAGCAATTACTTCGTTTGAAGAGCTCCGAAGATTTCGGCATGTGGACCTGTGCCTGCTATTTCATTGCACCAAGTGTTCAAACATCCCGGGTAGCTGCAAGCACCTATAAAGCGATAATGCGCGGTGAGAACTCAGCAATTGAAAATTCATTTATTAATACATGGGACAACAACAATAAAGCAAATTTATTGGAAGTTGGAAAGTATTTAAAGAAATTTAATCATCCGCTAATTGAAATGAAAGTGAATACAGGGCTAAATTTGCCACATATTTCTCCGGGTTCATTGATTAATGGAAAAGAGCTTGCGATTCAACTGGGATTTCCCCAAAAATCGCTAAGCGGGCTCCCCGTTATTGAAACAGCGGAATTTGGCAGAAATATCGTTACCTATGATCTAGCCGAAGGCAATAGGGCTTCCTTTAAGCTTGGCAACGTATTTCATATGGGTAAATCAGAAGATACAAGTGTAGAAATTGATGTTAACAGCCTTGCCATGCATACATTTGTTACCGGGTCTACAGGATCAGGTAAGTCAAATACGATTTATCAGATGATGAATGAGCTTGTTAGAAAAAATATTCATTTCCTTGTTATAGAGCCGGCAAAAGGTGAATATAAAAATATTTTTGGCGGCCGTAAAGATGTATCTGTGTTTGGCACAAATTCGAATTTTACTGATTTACTTCGGATAAATCCATTCCGCTTCCCGCTGCATGTACATGTGTTAGAACACATTGATCGAATAATTGAGATATTTAATGCATGCTGGCCGATGTACGCTGCTATGCCAGCAGTGCTAAAGGAAGCAATCGAAAGAACATACATCTCTATAGGATGGGATATAGAAGACTCTTTTTATTTCGGAGACGAAATTCAATATCCAACATTCTATGATTTGTTGACTATACTACCTGTTGTAATTAAAGAATCCGCATATTCCGAAGAGGTGAAAAGCAATTATATTGGTGCACTTGTTACTAGAGTGAAATCAATGACAAACGGCTTGTTCGGGAAAATATTCACTGATGATGAAATTGAAAGTGAAGTTTTATTCGACAAAAATTGTATTATCGATTTAAGCCGTGTGGGTTCCATTGAGACAAAAGCACTTATTATGGGGATTCTTTTCATGAGGCTACAAGAGTATAGAATGTCAAATGACAATCCTATAAACAGCGATTTGAAGCATGTTACTGTTATTGAAGAGGCGCATCATTTGTTGCGCCGCGTTTCTTCAGAGCAAAGCCAGGAAGGGGCCAATTTACAAGGTAAATCGGTTGAAATGATCGCAAATGCAATTGCTGAAATGAGAACCTATGGAGAAGGTTTCATCATTGCAGACCAAGCACCCAATTTATTGGACCGATCAGTCATTAGAAATACAAATACCAAAATCATACTAAGATTGCCGGATGAATTGGACCGGTCCGAAGTAGGTAAGACTGCAAATTTAAATGAAAATCAAATGAATGAACTCCCTAAATTACGTACTGGCGTTGCTGCAGTATATCAAAACAACTGGCTGCAGCCGGTACTGTGCGAAGTCAATGAATTCAATAACTATCAGCCGTATTCGCTAGAAAAAAAGACAAGAACCATAGTGCAGCCGACGAATAGAGAAATGCTGAGCAATCTGTTGGAACTATTGCTTGTAGAAAGGGTTTCGGAAAAAAACCGGAAAATTTTGAATTCATATGAATCTGATCGTTTGAAAAAATGGCTTTTAGGTTTTCCTGTAAGTCATTCTATTAAACAATCTCTTATACACGATCTGGATTACTTTGAGTCAAATAATAAAATGCAATTATGGGAACAAAAAAACTTTGTTGAATTGTCTAAAATCGTTTCTTCGCTGATACCTCAAAGATTAGGACTCATTCAATATGCTAAAAATGCTGCCAATCTTGAGGAATGGAACAGAAGATTTACTGAAGGTCTCAGAAAGTATATTACGTTCAAAAATCCGGAAGAATACGAGCTTGCTGTTATGCAATGTTTGCTTCAAGATAAAGCACAAGAGGATGCAGGGTTTAGAGATTTCTATTATCTATGGGTCGAAGAGTGTAAAGAGGGGGGGAAGAGCGTATGTTAG